From Phenylobacterium montanum, the proteins below share one genomic window:
- the rpsD gene encoding 30S ribosomal protein S4 — translation MSKRQSAKYKIDRRMGENIWGRPKSPINQRSYGPGQHGQRRKSKVSDFGLQLRAKQKLKGYYGNLTEKQFAKTYEDAARKKGNTAETLVGLLESRLDALVYRAKFVPTVFAARQFVNHGHVLVNGKRVNIASYRVKPGDVVSVRERSRNMALVLEAIQSSERDVPDYIEVDGKGMSAKYIRLPELAEVPYPVKMEPNLIVEFYAS, via the coding sequence ATGTCTAAGCGCCAATCGGCGAAGTACAAAATCGACCGGCGGATGGGCGAGAACATCTGGGGTCGCCCGAAGTCCCCGATCAACCAACGCTCCTACGGACCCGGCCAGCATGGCCAGCGCCGCAAGTCCAAGGTCTCCGACTTCGGCCTGCAGCTGCGCGCCAAGCAGAAGCTGAAGGGCTACTACGGCAACCTGACCGAAAAGCAGTTCGCCAAGACCTACGAAGACGCCGCCCGCAAGAAGGGCAACACCGCCGAGACCCTGGTGGGCCTCTTGGAAAGCCGCCTGGACGCCCTGGTCTATCGCGCCAAGTTCGTCCCGACCGTGTTCGCCGCCCGCCAGTTCGTCAATCACGGCCACGTGCTGGTGAACGGCAAGCGCGTCAACATCGCCTCCTATCGCGTGAAGCCGGGCGACGTGGTCTCGGTGCGCGAGCGCTCGCGCAACATGGCCCTGGTGCTGGAAGCCATCCAGTCCTCCGAACGTGACGTGCCCGACTACATCGAAGTCGACGGCAAGGGCATGTCCGCCAAGTACATCCGCCTGCCGGAACTGGCCGAAGTGCCCTATCCGGTGAAGATGGAACCGAACCTGATCGTCGAATTCTACGCGTCGTAA
- a CDS encoding class I SAM-dependent methyltransferase, translating into MNPNKALWEKGDFTRIASSMRESGDALVESLGVGPGMKVLDLGCGDGTTAIPEAQRGAEVLGVDIAANLVEAANRRAREFGLANCRFQEGDASNLEGLADDSFDLVVSIFGAMFAPRPMDVAREMLRVTKPGGRVVMGNWIPGDPTLVAQILKISAAFSPPPPEGFVSPMLWGVEDEVAARFGAAGAPRENIAFARETYVFNYPHQPAALVDAFRDYYGPTMNAFEAARKDGRDGALLDQLYGLFEAQNTSADKGKTSIPATFLKVTVTAP; encoded by the coding sequence ATGAATCCGAACAAGGCGCTTTGGGAAAAGGGTGACTTCACGCGCATCGCCTCCAGCATGCGCGAGAGCGGCGACGCCCTGGTCGAGAGCCTGGGCGTCGGCCCCGGCATGAAGGTGCTCGACCTGGGCTGCGGCGACGGCACCACCGCCATCCCGGAGGCGCAGCGCGGGGCCGAGGTCCTGGGCGTCGACATCGCCGCCAACCTGGTCGAGGCCGCAAACCGGCGCGCGCGCGAGTTCGGCCTCGCCAATTGCCGCTTCCAGGAGGGCGACGCCTCCAATCTCGAAGGCCTGGCCGACGACAGCTTCGACCTGGTGGTCAGTATCTTCGGCGCCATGTTCGCCCCGCGGCCGATGGACGTGGCCAGGGAGATGCTCCGCGTGACCAAACCGGGCGGGCGCGTCGTCATGGGCAACTGGATCCCGGGCGATCCCACCCTCGTGGCCCAGATCCTCAAGATCAGCGCCGCCTTCTCCCCGCCCCCGCCCGAGGGCTTCGTCAGCCCCATGCTGTGGGGCGTGGAGGACGAGGTCGCCGCCCGCTTCGGGGCCGCCGGCGCGCCGCGCGAAAACATCGCCTTCGCCCGCGAGACCTACGTCTTCAACTACCCGCACCAGCCCGCGGCCCTGGTCGACGCCTTCCGCGACTACTACGGCCCGACCATGAACGCCTTCGAGGCGGCGCGGAAAGACGGCCGCGACGGCGCCCTGCTGGACCAGCTCTACGGCCTGTTTGAGGCCCAGAACACCAGCGCGGACAAGGGGAAGACGTCGATCCCAGCGACGTTCCTGAAGGTGACGGTGACGGCGCCTTAG
- a CDS encoding NADP-dependent isocitrate dehydrogenase codes for MAKIKVANPVVDLDGDEMTRIIWKMIKDKLIFPFLDLQIDYYDLGMEHRDATDDKVTVEAAEAIKRHGVGIKCATITPDEARVKEFNLKKMWKSPNGTIRNILGGVIFREPIICKNVPRLVPGWTQPIIVGRHAYGDQYKATDFVVPGPGKLTIRFEGADGKVIEHEVFEYPGAGVAMAMYNLDDSIKDFARASLNYGLSRKYPVYLSTKNTILKAYDGRFKDIFQAIYETEFQDDFKAAGITYEHRLIDDMVASALKWSGGFVWACKNYDGDVQSDTVAQGYGSLGLMTSVLITPDGAIMEAEAAHGTVTRHYRQHQRGESTSTNSIASIFAWTQGLKHRAKLDGNSDLAHFADTLEKVCVDTVESGSMTKDLALLVGDRQGWLSTEGFIDKIAANLTRALAA; via the coding sequence ATGGCCAAGATCAAAGTCGCCAATCCCGTCGTCGACCTGGACGGCGACGAAATGACCCGGATCATCTGGAAGATGATCAAGGACAAGCTGATCTTCCCGTTCCTGGACCTGCAGATCGACTATTACGACCTGGGCATGGAGCACCGCGACGCCACCGACGACAAGGTGACCGTCGAGGCGGCCGAGGCGATCAAGCGCCATGGCGTCGGCATCAAGTGCGCCACCATCACCCCCGACGAGGCGCGGGTGAAGGAATTCAACCTGAAGAAAATGTGGAAGTCGCCCAACGGCACCATCCGCAACATCCTGGGCGGGGTGATCTTCCGCGAGCCGATCATCTGCAAGAACGTCCCGCGCCTGGTGCCGGGCTGGACCCAGCCGATTATCGTCGGCCGCCATGCCTATGGCGACCAGTACAAGGCCACCGACTTCGTGGTGCCGGGTCCCGGCAAGCTGACGATCCGTTTCGAGGGCGCCGACGGCAAGGTGATCGAGCACGAGGTGTTCGAGTATCCGGGCGCCGGGGTGGCCATGGCCATGTACAACCTCGACGACTCGATCAAGGACTTCGCCCGGGCCAGCCTGAACTATGGCCTGAGCCGCAAGTACCCGGTCTATCTGTCGACCAAGAACACCATCCTGAAAGCCTATGACGGGCGCTTCAAGGACATCTTCCAGGCCATCTACGAGACGGAGTTCCAGGACGACTTCAAGGCCGCCGGGATCACCTACGAACACCGCCTGATCGACGACATGGTCGCCTCGGCCCTGAAGTGGTCGGGCGGCTTCGTCTGGGCCTGCAAGAACTACGACGGCGACGTGCAATCGGACACGGTGGCCCAGGGCTATGGCTCGCTGGGCCTGATGACCTCGGTCCTGATCACCCCGGACGGCGCAATCATGGAGGCCGAGGCGGCCCACGGAACGGTCACGCGCCACTATCGCCAGCATCAGCGCGGCGAGAGCACCTCGACCAACTCGATCGCCTCGATCTTCGCCTGGACGCAAGGGCTGAAGCACCGCGCCAAGCTGGACGGCAACAGCGACCTCGCGCACTTCGCCGACACCCTGGAGAAGGTCTGCGTCGACACGGTCGAGAGCGGCTCGATGACCAAGGATCTCGCCCTCTTGGTCGGCGACCGCCAGGGCTGGCTGAGCACCGAAGGCTTCATCGACAAGATCGCGGCGAACCTGACCAGGGCGCTGGCGGCTTAA
- the alaS gene encoding alanine--tRNA ligase has protein sequence MLSLKEIRSTFLDYFGDNGHAVTPSAPLVPQSDPTLLFVNAGMVPFKNIFTGAETRFAPRAVSSQKCVRAGGKHNDLDNVGYTARHLTFFEMLGNFSFGDYFKEGAIEFAWTLIDKHFQLPKDRLLVTVYAEDEEAPVLWRKIAGFSDDRIIRIPTSDNFWSMGDTGPCGPCSEIFYDHGPSVAGGPPGSPDEDGDRFMEFWNLVFMQFDQSADGGRVSLPKPSIDTGMGLERFSTIMQGVHSIYEIDLFKNLIAASVELTGVKAEGQHAPSHRVISDHLRSSCFLIADGVTPSNEGRGYVLRRIMRRAMRHAHILGAQDPLMHRLVPALVEQMGAAYPELVRAQPVLVETLRQEEERFRRTLGRGMTLLEEATAGLSAGGVLSGETAFKLYDTYGFPLDLTQDAVRAKGLTVDLEGFDTAMDRQRQMARESWAGSGQTAQSAEWFALRDRLGATMFTGYDDISGAGETLALVRDGAVVDAAEAGETVEALFDMTPFYAESGGQAGDRGEVEWAGGRALVVDTQKQAGDLFAHTLEIKQGRLAVGDKVTLAVDAERRLRTRANHSGAHLLHAALRHVLGPHVAQKGQMVDGERLRFDFSHGGPLTPDELDRIEAEVNAVIRQNQLARTEVMAPDEAIAAGAVALFGEKYGDSVRVLTLGRALEGEGAYSVELCGGTHVGRTGDIGLFKIVSEGGVAAGIRRVEALTGEPARRFLLDQAAVAKALADQFKVPVAEVPARIDALVAERRKLERDLVEAKKQLAMGGGGGASSVETIAGVQFDGRVVEGVSPKDMRPLVDEARKRLASNGIVAYAAVNEGKASIAVALTADLVGRFNAADLARAAVVAMGGQGAGGKPDFAQGGAPDGVKAAEGVAAVKAALAG, from the coding sequence ATGCTTAGCCTGAAAGAGATCCGCAGCACCTTCCTGGACTATTTCGGGGACAATGGGCACGCCGTGACGCCGTCCGCGCCTCTGGTGCCGCAGAGCGATCCCACGCTTCTGTTCGTCAACGCCGGCATGGTGCCGTTCAAGAACATCTTCACCGGCGCCGAGACCCGCTTTGCGCCCAGGGCGGTGTCGTCGCAGAAGTGCGTGCGCGCCGGCGGCAAGCACAACGACCTGGACAATGTCGGCTATACCGCCCGCCACCTGACCTTCTTCGAGATGCTGGGGAACTTCTCCTTCGGCGACTATTTCAAGGAAGGCGCGATCGAGTTCGCCTGGACCCTGATCGACAAGCATTTCCAGCTGCCCAAGGATCGCCTGCTGGTCACGGTCTACGCCGAGGACGAGGAGGCGCCGGTCCTGTGGCGCAAGATCGCCGGCTTTTCCGACGACCGCATCATCCGCATCCCGACCAGCGACAACTTCTGGTCCATGGGCGACACCGGCCCCTGCGGCCCCTGCTCGGAGATCTTCTACGACCACGGCCCGTCTGTCGCCGGCGGCCCGCCCGGCTCGCCGGACGAGGACGGCGACCGGTTCATGGAGTTCTGGAACCTGGTGTTCATGCAGTTCGACCAGTCCGCCGACGGCGGGCGCGTGTCGCTGCCCAAGCCCTCGATCGACACCGGCATGGGGCTCGAGCGCTTCTCGACCATCATGCAGGGCGTGCACAGCATCTATGAGATCGACCTGTTCAAAAACCTGATCGCCGCCAGCGTCGAGCTGACCGGGGTCAAGGCCGAGGGGCAGCACGCTCCCAGCCACCGGGTGATCTCGGACCACCTGCGCTCGTCCTGTTTCCTGATCGCCGACGGCGTCACCCCCTCGAACGAGGGTCGCGGCTACGTCCTGCGCCGGATCATGCGCCGGGCCATGCGCCACGCGCACATCCTGGGCGCCCAGGACCCCCTGATGCACCGCCTGGTCCCGGCCCTGGTCGAGCAGATGGGCGCGGCCTATCCCGAACTGGTCCGCGCCCAGCCGGTGCTGGTCGAGACCCTGCGCCAGGAGGAGGAGCGTTTCCGCCGCACCCTCGGCCGCGGCATGACGCTGCTGGAAGAGGCGACGGCGGGCCTTTCCGCCGGCGGCGTCCTCTCCGGCGAGACCGCCTTCAAGCTCTACGACACCTACGGCTTCCCCCTCGACCTGACCCAGGATGCGGTGCGCGCCAAGGGCCTGACCGTCGACCTGGAAGGCTTCGACACCGCCATGGATCGCCAGCGGCAGATGGCGCGCGAGAGCTGGGCCGGCTCCGGCCAGACCGCCCAGTCGGCCGAATGGTTCGCCCTGCGCGATCGCCTGGGCGCCACCATGTTCACGGGCTACGACGACATCTCGGGCGCGGGCGAGACCCTGGCCCTGGTCAGGGACGGCGCCGTGGTGGACGCGGCCGAGGCCGGCGAGACCGTCGAAGCCCTTTTCGACATGACCCCCTTCTACGCCGAGAGCGGCGGCCAGGCCGGTGACCGCGGCGAGGTGGAGTGGGCCGGCGGCCGCGCCCTGGTGGTCGATACGCAAAAGCAGGCCGGCGACCTGTTCGCCCACACCCTGGAGATCAAGCAGGGCCGTCTCGCGGTCGGCGACAAGGTCACCCTGGCGGTGGACGCCGAGCGGCGCCTGCGCACCCGCGCCAACCACTCCGGCGCGCACCTGCTGCACGCGGCCCTGCGCCATGTGCTGGGCCCGCACGTGGCCCAGAAGGGCCAGATGGTCGACGGCGAGCGCCTGCGTTTCGACTTCTCGCACGGCGGCCCGCTGACCCCCGACGAGCTCGACCGCATCGAGGCCGAGGTCAATGCGGTGATCCGCCAGAACCAGCTGGCCCGGACCGAGGTCATGGCCCCCGACGAGGCCATCGCCGCGGGCGCCGTGGCCCTGTTCGGCGAAAAGTACGGCGACAGCGTGCGCGTCCTGACCCTCGGCCGGGCGCTGGAGGGCGAGGGCGCCTATTCGGTCGAGCTGTGCGGCGGCACCCATGTGGGCCGCACCGGTGACATCGGCCTGTTCAAGATCGTCAGCGAGGGCGGCGTTGCGGCCGGCATCCGCCGCGTTGAGGCCCTGACCGGCGAGCCCGCGCGCCGCTTCCTGCTGGACCAGGCGGCGGTGGCCAAGGCGCTCGCCGACCAGTTCAAGGTCCCGGTCGCCGAGGTCCCGGCGCGGATCGACGCCCTGGTGGCCGAACGCCGTAAGCTGGAGCGCGACCTGGTCGAAGCCAAGAAGCAGTTGGCCATGGGCGGTGGCGGCGGCGCCTCCAGCGTCGAGACCATCGCCGGGGTGCAGTTCGACGGCCGGGTGGTCGAGGGCGTGTCCCCGAAGGACATGCGCCCCCTGGTCGACGAAGCGAGGAAGCGCCTGGCCAGCAACGGGATCGTCGCCTATGCGGCGGTGAATGAGGGCAAGGCCTCGATCGCCGTGGCCCTGACCGCGGACCTGGTCGGCCGCTTCAACGCGGCGGATCTGGCGCGGGCGGCGGTGGTCGCCATGGGCGGCCAGGGCGCCGGCGGCAAGCCCGACTTCGCCCAGGGCGGCGCCCCCGACGGCGTCAAGGCGGCCGAGGGTGTTGCGGCGGTCAAGGCCGCGCTGGCGGGATGA
- a CDS encoding antitoxin Xre/MbcA/ParS toxin-binding domain-containing protein, with protein MTLRALAEAGAPWIGPPSRVMTTIDLIDRLNSGLPLEAADQLAAAVAPDDRGFKYNLVSKATYARRRLQAGGGAALMSKEESERLARLARVWAFACEVWGGEEAARRFLRDPHAMLAGKTPLSVVLDGETGGRLVEEVLGRLAYGSAA; from the coding sequence ATGACCCTGAGAGCCTTGGCGGAAGCTGGCGCGCCCTGGATCGGCCCGCCCAGCCGCGTGATGACCACCATCGACCTGATCGACCGGTTGAACAGCGGCCTGCCGCTGGAAGCGGCCGATCAACTTGCCGCGGCGGTGGCGCCGGACGATCGCGGCTTCAAATACAACCTGGTCAGCAAGGCGACCTATGCCCGCCGTCGTCTGCAGGCCGGCGGCGGCGCGGCCTTGATGTCCAAGGAGGAGAGCGAGCGGCTGGCGCGACTGGCCAGGGTCTGGGCCTTCGCCTGCGAGGTCTGGGGCGGCGAAGAGGCGGCCCGCCGCTTCCTGCGCGACCCGCACGCCATGCTGGCCGGCAAGACGCCGCTTTCGGTCGTCCTCGATGGCGAAACCGGCGGCCGGCTGGTCGAGGAAGTGCTCGGCCGCCTGGCCTATGGCTCGGCGGCGTGA
- a CDS encoding glutathione S-transferase family protein encodes MELIIGTKKWSTWSLRPWLALKKTGAPFQETLIQLREVGFTEEIARHSPSGKVPALKDGELLLWDSLAICEYLAEKFPAAKLWPEDAAARALGRAAAAEMHSGFASLRGEFPMDLTLKTQLDPTEATAGDIRRIVRLWSDLRGRFSAKGPYLLGEWSIADAFYAPVATRFRSYGVKLSDYGDAGAAGAYCEALLNEPAFKEWEAAALKE; translated from the coding sequence ATGGAACTGATCATCGGCACCAAGAAGTGGTCCACCTGGTCGCTGCGCCCCTGGCTGGCGCTGAAAAAGACCGGCGCGCCGTTCCAGGAGACCCTGATCCAGCTGCGCGAAGTGGGCTTCACTGAGGAGATCGCGCGTCATTCGCCCTCGGGCAAGGTGCCGGCGCTGAAGGACGGCGAACTGCTCTTGTGGGACTCGCTGGCCATCTGCGAGTACCTGGCCGAAAAGTTCCCGGCCGCGAAGCTGTGGCCGGAAGACGCCGCCGCCCGCGCCCTGGGCCGCGCCGCCGCGGCGGAGATGCACTCCGGCTTCGCCTCCCTGCGCGGCGAGTTCCCCATGGACCTGACCCTGAAGACCCAGCTAGACCCCACCGAGGCCACCGCCGGCGACATCCGCCGCATCGTGCGCCTGTGGAGCGACCTGCGCGGGCGTTTCTCCGCCAAGGGCCCGTACCTGCTGGGCGAGTGGTCGATCGCCGACGCCTTCTACGCCCCGGTCGCGACGCGGTTCAGGAGCTATGGCGTCAAGCTGTCGGACTACGGCGACGCGGGCGCCGCCGGCGCCTATTGCGAGGCCCTTTTGAACGAGCCGGCGTTCAAGGAATGGGAGGCGGCGGCGCTGAAGGAGTAG
- a CDS encoding RES family NAD+ phosphorylase: protein MTARRAQVLDRTHTAYRIGDPDGAYPIYDATGSRLYPGRWNTPATPVIYASQHYSTAMLEKLAHGSGQMPPNQHFVEITIDAGVSYEVFSVGHNPGWDLPDARVAKAFGEAWVREGRSAILLAPSLVARMEQNIVINPAHPDAARIRHGLHQPVWWDRRLFG from the coding sequence GTGACGGCGCGCCGCGCGCAGGTTCTCGACCGAACGCATACGGCCTATCGCATCGGCGACCCGGACGGCGCCTATCCGATCTATGACGCCACCGGCTCGCGCCTCTATCCGGGGCGATGGAACACGCCGGCGACGCCGGTGATCTACGCCAGCCAGCACTATTCCACGGCCATGCTGGAGAAGCTGGCGCACGGCTCCGGCCAGATGCCGCCGAACCAGCACTTCGTCGAGATCACCATCGACGCCGGCGTTTCCTACGAGGTGTTTTCCGTCGGCCATAACCCCGGCTGGGACCTGCCCGACGCCCGTGTGGCCAAGGCCTTTGGCGAGGCCTGGGTCAGGGAGGGGCGCTCGGCGATCCTGCTCGCGCCCAGCCTGGTGGCGCGCATGGAGCAGAACATCGTCATCAACCCCGCTCACCCCGACGCGGCGCGCATCCGCCACGGCCTGCACCAACCCGTCTGGTGGGACCGGCGGCTGTTCGGCTAG
- a CDS encoding RNA methyltransferase, translating to MSELLPCPCVILNEPQLAENIGAVARVMANFGLSDLRLVRPRDGWPQERAWASASGADWPLNDAKVFERLEDAVAGLNLLYATTARPRETRLPILTPREAAAELNAAAHQGLNTGLLFGGERAGLETQDIALAQAIVTIPIDPKFRSLNLAQAVALTAYEWRMTMADQPREAFRANEDPPADQAELIGFYEHLEKELDASGFFYPPEKRPSMVRNLRVIFARSRLTLQEVRTLRGVITALTKGRGRVLARLAAERAAKEQGSQ from the coding sequence ATGAGCGAGCTGCTCCCTTGCCCCTGCGTGATCCTGAACGAGCCTCAGCTGGCCGAAAACATCGGCGCGGTCGCCCGGGTGATGGCCAATTTCGGCCTGTCCGACCTGCGTCTGGTGCGCCCCCGCGACGGCTGGCCGCAGGAGCGCGCCTGGGCCAGCGCCTCGGGCGCCGACTGGCCGCTGAACGACGCCAAGGTGTTCGAGCGGCTGGAGGATGCGGTCGCGGGCCTCAACCTGCTCTACGCCACTACCGCGCGCCCGCGCGAGACCCGCCTGCCGATCCTCACACCCCGCGAAGCGGCGGCCGAGCTGAACGCCGCGGCGCATCAGGGGCTGAACACCGGCCTGCTCTTCGGCGGCGAGCGGGCGGGGCTGGAGACCCAGGACATCGCCCTGGCCCAGGCCATCGTCACCATCCCCATCGATCCGAAATTCCGCTCGCTGAACCTCGCCCAGGCTGTGGCCCTGACCGCCTACGAATGGCGCATGACCATGGCCGACCAGCCGCGCGAAGCCTTCCGCGCCAACGAGGACCCGCCGGCCGATCAGGCCGAGCTGATCGGCTTCTACGAGCACCTGGAGAAGGAGCTGGACGCCTCCGGCTTTTTCTATCCCCCGGAAAAGCGACCCTCGATGGTCCGGAACCTGCGCGTCATCTTCGCCCGCTCGCGCCTGACCTTGCAGGAGGTCCGCACCCTGCGCGGGGTGATCACGGCGCTCACCAAGGGGCGCGGCCGGGTGCTGGCGCGCCTGGCGGCGGAGCGGGCGGCGAAAGAGCAGGGGTCTCAGTAG
- the recA gene encoding recombinase RecA — protein sequence MNQTVLRLVGRDDADKRRALEAALSQIDKAFGKGSVMKLGEKGKIVEIESVSTGSLGLDLALGIGGLPKGRIVEIYGPESSGKTTLALHVVAEVQKAGGTAAFVDAEHALDPSYAHKLGVNLDDLLVSQPDTGEQALEITDTLVRSGAVDVIVIDSVAALTPRAEIEGEMGDSLPGLQARLMSQALRKLTASISKAKTLVIFINQIRMKIGVMYGSPETTTGGNALKFYASVRLDIRRIGSVKQRDEIIGNNVRVKVVKNKVAPPFREVEFDIMYGQGISKLGEIIDLGVKAGVVEKSGSWFSYNSQRIGQGRDNVREFLKANPDMAAEIEKAVRGKADVIEEELLVGGPPDDVE from the coding sequence ATGAACCAGACGGTGTTGAGACTCGTGGGACGGGATGACGCGGACAAGCGGCGCGCGCTGGAAGCGGCGCTGAGCCAGATCGACAAGGCCTTCGGCAAGGGCTCGGTGATGAAGCTCGGCGAGAAGGGCAAGATCGTCGAGATCGAGTCCGTTTCGACCGGGTCGCTGGGCCTGGACCTGGCCCTGGGCATCGGCGGCCTGCCCAAGGGGCGGATCGTCGAGATCTACGGGCCGGAAAGCTCGGGCAAGACCACGCTGGCCCTGCACGTGGTGGCCGAGGTGCAGAAGGCCGGCGGCACCGCCGCCTTCGTCGACGCCGAACATGCGCTGGACCCCTCCTACGCCCACAAGCTGGGGGTCAATCTGGATGACCTCTTGGTCTCCCAGCCCGACACCGGCGAACAGGCGCTGGAGATCACCGACACCCTGGTGCGCTCGGGCGCGGTCGACGTGATCGTGATCGACTCTGTGGCGGCCCTGACGCCACGCGCCGAGATCGAGGGCGAGATGGGCGACAGCCTGCCCGGCCTGCAAGCCCGCCTGATGAGCCAGGCCCTGCGCAAGCTGACCGCCTCGATCTCCAAGGCCAAGACCCTGGTGATCTTCATCAACCAGATCCGCATGAAGATCGGGGTGATGTACGGCAGTCCCGAGACCACCACCGGCGGCAATGCGCTGAAATTCTACGCCTCGGTCCGCCTCGACATCCGCCGCATCGGCTCGGTCAAGCAGCGCGACGAGATCATCGGCAACAATGTCCGGGTCAAGGTGGTCAAGAACAAGGTCGCCCCGCCGTTCCGCGAGGTCGAGTTCGACATCATGTACGGCCAGGGCATCTCCAAGCTGGGCGAGATCATCGACCTGGGCGTCAAGGCCGGGGTGGTGGAGAAGTCCGGCTCCTGGTTCTCCTACAACAGCCAGCGTATCGGCCAGGGCCGCGACAATGTCCGCGAGTTCCTGAAAGCCAATCCCGACATGGCGGCCGAGATCGAAAAGGCCGTGCGCGGCAAGGCCGACGTGATCGAGGAGGAACTCCTGGTCGGCGGGCCTCCGGACGACGTGGAATAG